In Hahella sp. KA22, one genomic interval encodes:
- a CDS encoding suppressor of fused domain protein, with amino-acid sequence MSFLEESWEEREEILYKEIFGNIGPGIYPLSVEIFNGLNANSVDPRWLSHGVFKCPPARDRDTWAYVTSGMSNPWETDKREEYSGLGVEFLMETENEEQWAVEVLQTLMGYNLMLAAGQMGNFPPLSYGDRVPLVLSESVRTMMLIQPAHFPSRFSIKSGSVDLIQVVGITSSELQAAKQSSSEEIKEKLVGNLGRLITCKERDSVA; translated from the coding sequence ATGAGTTTCCTTGAGGAGTCATGGGAAGAAAGGGAGGAGATTTTGTATAAGGAGATATTTGGGAATATTGGACCAGGGATATACCCGTTGTCTGTAGAGATATTTAATGGGCTGAACGCTAATAGTGTTGATCCACGATGGCTCTCTCATGGAGTTTTTAAGTGTCCGCCAGCACGAGATAGAGATACGTGGGCTTATGTTACCTCGGGAATGTCTAACCCTTGGGAGACAGATAAACGAGAAGAATACTCAGGGCTTGGCGTAGAGTTTCTAATGGAAACGGAAAATGAAGAGCAATGGGCAGTTGAAGTTCTCCAAACACTAATGGGCTACAACCTAATGCTTGCAGCTGGTCAAATGGGGAATTTTCCGCCGTTGTCCTACGGAGATCGAGTGCCGTTGGTTTTGTCTGAATCAGTTAGAACAATGATGCTTATCCAACCTGCGCACTTTCCCAGCCGCTTTTCCATAAAATCGGGTAGTGTCGATTTGATACAGGTTGTCGGTATCACTTCGTCAGAATTGCAGGCCGCTAAGCAGTCATCATCCGAAGAAATCAAAGAAAAGTTAGTTGGCAATCTGGGACGCTTGATTACCTGCAAGGAGCGAGACAGTGTCGCGTAA
- a CDS encoding NarK family nitrate/nitrite MFS transporter, which translates to MSTDSKLNLFNFSDGKIKTLHVTWFAFFLTFVVWFSHAPLMVFIKEALDLSSQQVKALLILNVALTIPARILIGILVDKYGPRLVYSGLLMSSSFVCAGFAMADTYESLALFRFLLGFVGAGFVIGIRMVGEWFPAKQVGIAEGIYGGWGNFGSAAGAMTLPTLALLFGGDDGWRYALGLTGVFTFLYGIIYYKVARNTPKGSTYFKPKKSGGLEVTSKGDFIFYLVMNVPMYLALAVLAWKLSPTGVALLTDNTMYILWIALVILFLFQTSQIWKVNKENLTHGAPEYERYKFKQVALLDLAYFVTFGSELAVVSMLPLFFLETFDGLDPVKAGLLASGFAFMNLVARPTGGHFSDKIGRRKSLMLLIGGLAGGYFVLSMIDGGWWLPLAVAATMCCSFFVQAGEGAVFAIVPLVKRRMTGQIAGMAGAYGNVGGVAYLTVLSFVDYSTFFQVIAASAAVVFVACWFLDEPSGQIAEVMPDGTVHMIDVS; encoded by the coding sequence ATGAGTACCGACAGCAAACTCAATTTATTCAACTTCAGCGACGGCAAGATAAAGACGCTCCATGTCACGTGGTTTGCGTTCTTTCTGACCTTTGTAGTGTGGTTCAGCCATGCGCCTTTGATGGTGTTCATTAAGGAAGCGCTGGATCTTAGCAGCCAACAGGTTAAAGCCCTGCTGATTCTAAACGTCGCATTGACGATTCCTGCGCGGATTCTGATCGGCATTCTGGTCGACAAATACGGTCCACGATTGGTTTATAGCGGCTTGCTGATGTCCTCTTCATTTGTCTGCGCCGGTTTCGCCATGGCGGACACCTATGAGTCTCTGGCCTTGTTCCGGTTCCTGCTTGGCTTCGTCGGCGCAGGCTTCGTAATCGGCATTCGCATGGTGGGCGAGTGGTTTCCGGCCAAGCAGGTCGGCATCGCCGAAGGCATCTACGGCGGCTGGGGCAACTTTGGTTCCGCCGCCGGCGCCATGACGCTACCCACCCTGGCCCTGCTGTTCGGCGGCGATGACGGCTGGCGCTATGCGCTGGGCCTGACCGGCGTCTTCACTTTTCTCTACGGCATCATTTACTACAAAGTGGCCCGCAACACGCCTAAAGGTTCAACCTACTTCAAACCGAAAAAATCCGGCGGCCTGGAGGTCACCAGCAAAGGCGACTTTATCTTCTATCTGGTGATGAACGTGCCCATGTATCTGGCGCTGGCGGTGCTGGCCTGGAAGCTGTCTCCCACCGGCGTCGCCCTGCTCACCGACAACACCATGTACATTCTGTGGATAGCCCTGGTGATACTGTTCCTGTTCCAGACCAGCCAGATCTGGAAGGTCAACAAGGAAAACCTGACCCACGGCGCGCCGGAATATGAGCGCTATAAGTTCAAACAAGTGGCGCTGCTGGATCTGGCTTACTTCGTAACCTTTGGTTCAGAACTCGCGGTGGTGTCCATGCTGCCGCTGTTCTTCCTGGAGACTTTCGATGGTCTGGACCCGGTTAAAGCAGGTCTGCTGGCCTCCGGATTCGCCTTCATGAACCTGGTGGCGCGTCCCACCGGGGGACACTTCAGCGATAAAATCGGCCGTCGCAAAAGCCTGATGCTGCTGATCGGCGGTCTTGCCGGCGGCTACTTCGTGCTCAGCATGATCGACGGCGGCTGGTGGTTGCCTCTCGCGGTAGCCGCCACCATGTGCTGCTCTTTCTTCGTACAGGCGGGCGAAGGCGCGGTATTCGCCATCGTACCCTTGGTGAAACGTCGCATGACCGGCCAAATCGCAGGTATGGCCGGCGCTTACGGTAACGTGGGCGGTGTAGCCTATCTGACCGTATTGTCATTCGTCGATTACAGCACCTTCTTTCAGGTGATCGCCGCCTCTGCAGCAGTGGTGTTCGTCGCCTGCTGGTTCCTGGACGAGCCCAGCGGACAGATTGCGGAAGTCATGCCTGACGGCACCGTGCATATGATCGATGTGAGCTGA
- a CDS encoding bifunctional protein-serine/threonine kinase/phosphatase encodes MPLIVHHGSITAPGAKALNEDAVGVCAPSEERRLLSKGVVAALADGVSSAEAGKEASATAVDLFIADYLKTPDTWAVSHAGQKILSSLNLRLYRKSQEFVHEAKGYLCTFSALIIKSRTAHIFHVGDSRIYLLRHSELTRLTRDHIVSLGGGRKMLARAVGMDNNLPIDYGKTPLEIGDILILTSDGVHDFLDDDRIKDIVDHAPTAQEAVDELLQQSLQAGSNDNLSAIVLAVDDLPETTLEDYSNQLTRLPFPPELEPGMTLDGLVVEEEIFASSRSQLYLVKDQDSGERWVMKTPSRNYLGDVSYIDRFIQEEWIGKRIDNPHVVRIIEQPQPRTCLYYLMEHVEGVTLQQWIKGHPFPKPKAAFALIEQIANGLTALHSQDTIHQDLKPANIIVSPDNRATIIDFGSVYVAGVAEVFRPLEHVAALGTASYSDPLYLLGQNTGARGDLYALATIAYEMFTGELPYGDQINECRSRFDYDRLRYRSAMQFNPVIPLWFDRALQKGVAFDLDQRYQTLDALLQDLKNPNPAFLQDNPLEMEDRSPVMFWQMLSGFWALILILVLILFSCQGPS; translated from the coding sequence ATGCCTCTGATCGTTCACCACGGCTCTATCACCGCCCCCGGCGCCAAAGCCCTGAATGAAGACGCGGTGGGGGTGTGCGCCCCCTCTGAGGAACGTCGCCTGCTCAGTAAAGGCGTCGTCGCCGCGCTGGCGGATGGAGTCAGCTCCGCGGAAGCCGGCAAGGAAGCCAGCGCCACCGCAGTGGACCTGTTTATCGCCGACTATCTGAAGACACCGGACACCTGGGCTGTAAGCCACGCAGGCCAGAAGATACTCTCCTCCCTCAACCTCAGGCTGTATCGCAAAAGCCAGGAATTCGTGCATGAGGCCAAGGGCTATCTCTGTACCTTTTCCGCCTTGATTATCAAGTCCCGCACCGCGCATATCTTTCACGTTGGCGACAGCCGCATCTATCTGCTGCGTCATAGCGAACTGACCCGCCTGACCCGGGACCATATCGTCAGTCTGGGCGGCGGAAGAAAGATGCTCGCCCGGGCGGTGGGCATGGATAACAACCTGCCCATTGATTACGGCAAAACCCCGCTGGAAATCGGCGATATTCTGATCCTGACTTCCGACGGCGTGCATGATTTTCTCGATGATGATCGGATCAAGGACATCGTCGATCATGCGCCCACCGCGCAGGAAGCGGTGGATGAATTGCTGCAACAGTCTCTACAGGCGGGCAGTAACGATAACCTCAGCGCTATTGTGTTGGCGGTGGACGATTTGCCGGAAACCACGCTGGAGGATTACAGCAACCAGTTAACCCGACTGCCCTTTCCTCCAGAATTGGAGCCCGGCATGACACTGGATGGACTTGTCGTCGAAGAAGAAATTTTCGCTTCCTCACGCAGCCAGCTCTACTTGGTGAAAGATCAGGACAGTGGCGAGCGCTGGGTAATGAAAACGCCGTCGCGAAATTATCTGGGAGACGTCAGCTATATCGACCGCTTCATTCAGGAAGAGTGGATCGGCAAGCGCATCGACAATCCGCATGTGGTGCGCATCATTGAGCAGCCGCAACCGCGAACCTGTCTTTACTATTTGATGGAGCACGTGGAGGGAGTCACGCTGCAGCAGTGGATCAAAGGCCACCCCTTTCCCAAACCCAAAGCCGCCTTTGCGCTGATCGAGCAGATCGCCAACGGATTGACCGCGCTGCACAGCCAGGACACGATTCATCAGGATCTAAAACCCGCCAATATCATCGTCAGCCCCGATAATCGGGCGACTATCATCGACTTCGGCTCCGTCTACGTGGCTGGCGTCGCCGAGGTTTTCCGTCCCTTGGAGCATGTCGCCGCACTGGGCACCGCCTCCTATTCAGACCCACTGTACCTGCTGGGACAAAATACCGGCGCGCGTGGAGATCTGTACGCCCTGGCGACCATCGCCTACGAAATGTTTACGGGCGAACTGCCCTACGGCGACCAAATTAACGAATGTCGATCTCGTTTTGATTACGACCGCCTGCGCTATCGCTCCGCAATGCAGTTCAATCCGGTGATTCCGCTCTGGTTCGACCGGGCGCTGCAAAAAGGCGTGGCGTTCGATCTGGATCAGCGCTATCAGACCCTGGACGCGTTGTTGCAAGATCTGAAAAACCCTAATCCAGCATTCCTTCAGGATAACCCCCTGGAGATGGAGGACCGCAGTCCGGTCATGTTCTGGCAGATGCTGTCAGGATTCTGGGCGCTGATCCTGATACTGGTGCTGATTCTGTTTTCCTGTCAGGGACCTTCTTGA
- a CDS encoding nitrate/nitrite transporter translates to MLYTEKLGQRALVAATLAFAANFSVWTLYAVLGLRIREQLDLSIIQFGLLLAAPMFSGALLRFPAGVLSEVMSCRKLFVWQMALLPPVLFILPWISSYRGYLLAGLWLGVSGVSFTIGIRYVTAWFESRSQGFAMGVFGAGNAGAAVTLALAPVIERVWSAEFIGPAYGVGMLVILVLFWALAPEDTRYMQTRRRVDLAYHLQPLKEPQVWRFSLYYYFVFGSFLALLMWLPHYYVNAYGLSLQNAMLLTLLFVTTSSMVRALGGWFADRYGGRAVNWSVFWICLVCLFFLSYPPTSMTIHGVDRDVQLEIRVNVWVFTLLMLIIGVAQGFGRASVYKIIHDYFPDHMGSVGGTVATLGAAGGFTLPIAFALAVEALGVHSASFMVLYGVLAACMVAMYAAIRNERSRRRVREAREHNFLLDD, encoded by the coding sequence ATGCTCTATACCGAAAAACTGGGACAACGCGCGCTCGTCGCGGCGACATTGGCGTTCGCCGCCAACTTTTCGGTGTGGACGCTGTATGCGGTGCTGGGGTTGCGCATTCGAGAGCAGCTTGACCTCAGCATTATCCAGTTCGGATTGTTGCTGGCGGCGCCGATGTTCAGCGGCGCGCTGCTGCGCTTTCCCGCAGGCGTGTTAAGCGAGGTGATGTCCTGTCGTAAGTTGTTTGTCTGGCAGATGGCGTTGCTGCCGCCAGTGCTGTTTATATTGCCGTGGATCAGTAGCTATCGAGGATATCTGCTGGCGGGATTGTGGTTGGGCGTCTCCGGCGTGTCTTTTACGATCGGCATACGCTATGTCACCGCCTGGTTTGAAAGTCGCAGCCAGGGCTTCGCCATGGGAGTATTCGGCGCAGGCAACGCCGGCGCAGCGGTGACGCTGGCGCTGGCTCCGGTCATCGAACGGGTATGGAGCGCCGAGTTTATCGGGCCAGCCTATGGTGTGGGGATGCTGGTCATCCTGGTGCTGTTCTGGGCGCTGGCGCCTGAGGACACTCGCTATATGCAAACCCGGCGGCGGGTGGATCTGGCGTATCATCTGCAGCCGCTGAAAGAGCCTCAGGTGTGGCGTTTCAGCCTGTATTACTACTTCGTATTCGGCAGCTTCCTGGCGTTGTTGATGTGGTTGCCGCACTACTACGTCAATGCATATGGGCTGTCGTTACAGAACGCCATGCTGTTGACGCTGCTGTTCGTCACCACCTCCAGCATGGTGCGGGCGCTGGGAGGCTGGTTCGCAGACCGGTATGGGGGCAGGGCGGTGAACTGGAGCGTGTTCTGGATATGCCTGGTGTGCCTGTTCTTTCTGAGTTATCCCCCCACCAGCATGACCATTCATGGGGTTGATCGGGATGTGCAGCTGGAAATTCGCGTCAACGTGTGGGTATTTACTCTACTGATGCTGATTATCGGCGTGGCGCAGGGCTTCGGCCGTGCTTCCGTCTACAAAATCATCCACGACTACTTCCCAGACCATATGGGCAGCGTCGGCGGAACCGTCGCCACACTCGGCGCCGCAGGCGGTTTTACCTTACCCATCGCCTTCGCCCTGGCGGTGGAAGCGCTAGGCGTCCACTCCGCGAGTTTCATGGTTCTCTACGGCGTACTGGCCGCCTGCATGGTGGCCATGTACGCAGCCATCCGCAATGAACGCAGCCGACGCCGGGTGCGGGAGGCAAGAGAGCATAACTTTCTGTTGGATGATTGA
- a CDS encoding ABC transporter substrate-binding protein, with protein MAEQTKMPKALLLLIALAALLSGRMSAAVDLIELKAAADPWPPFIDPEHPQGGVSVEIANAAFATQGYKVKQLIVPWARAVEGTRRGTFDLVLDAWWSQERAALFAYSAPYLTNEVKFIKLKGDLFEFNGLQSLRGRVIGVVRGYAYNDAFMEADYFTRIEVTQFMQSVLMLSQRRINLTLEDELVARYRIKREEPALLPMLEFVEPPLSANKLYVISGLENPRHQQYIDAFNRGLAIIKENGEFERILKENGLVNGDRVQEGP; from the coding sequence ATGGCGGAGCAAACGAAAATGCCGAAGGCGTTGCTGTTATTGATCGCTCTCGCCGCTCTTCTGAGCGGTAGAATGTCGGCCGCCGTGGACCTTATCGAACTCAAGGCCGCCGCAGATCCCTGGCCTCCTTTTATTGACCCCGAACATCCCCAGGGCGGCGTTTCGGTGGAAATCGCCAACGCTGCTTTCGCCACTCAGGGGTATAAGGTAAAGCAGCTTATCGTTCCTTGGGCGCGGGCGGTGGAAGGTACCCGTCGAGGAACCTTTGATTTGGTTCTCGACGCTTGGTGGAGTCAGGAGCGCGCGGCCTTATTCGCCTACAGCGCTCCCTATCTGACCAATGAAGTTAAGTTCATCAAACTCAAGGGCGACCTGTTTGAGTTCAATGGACTGCAGAGCCTGCGCGGCAGAGTCATCGGCGTGGTGCGGGGATATGCCTATAACGACGCTTTCATGGAGGCGGACTATTTTACCCGCATAGAAGTCACTCAATTTATGCAAAGCGTTTTGATGTTGTCGCAGCGGCGTATCAACCTGACCCTGGAAGATGAGCTGGTGGCCCGTTATCGCATAAAACGGGAAGAGCCTGCGCTATTGCCGATGCTGGAATTCGTAGAGCCGCCGCTGAGCGCCAATAAACTGTACGTTATCAGCGGCCTGGAAAATCCCCGTCACCAGCAATACATCGACGCCTTCAATCGGGGCCTGGCCATTATCAAGGAGAATGGCGAGTTTGAGCGGATTCTGAAAGAAAACGGTTTGGTGAATGGCGACCGCGTTCAAGAAGGTCCCTGA
- a CDS encoding CSLREA domain-containing protein, giving the protein MNNKLAKSYSRLTSSLTLGALIVAAPAGATSFQVTKFTDGYDGVCDSDCSLREAIQQANENAGPDKIILDAGVYKLSIPADSTMDEEDENLNGDLDILDDLVIEGQGIDISIIDADGLDRVIEVLKEVKVELRGFTIRNGNVRDYGGGIENYGELMLRQMRITGNVTKGDLNPGNGGGISNEGMLDIYQSILDDNRAQGDEAHGGAIYNTGSLFVRETTFENNSSENESLTGAGGAIYNRGVADISRTTFANNVADSTGSAFLNDDAADLWLSNSTLSGNIALGENGAALVNGVTNPTLQGVATMKVVHVTLADNTGHGFYNYGDVNVRNSLMVGNHLLDNSGFADCADYGVSYRNKGLMTGVGAGNCKADMEVASEDVFTQVLYPLMDNTGLTKTHRLRETSPAIDAGMGLCARTDQRRVVRPKDGNGDGVENCDLGSFEFVMP; this is encoded by the coding sequence ATGAATAACAAATTAGCGAAAAGCTACTCCCGGCTAACCTCTTCACTCACCCTCGGCGCTCTCATCGTTGCTGCTCCAGCAGGCGCAACCAGCTTCCAAGTCACCAAGTTCACTGACGGCTACGACGGCGTATGCGACAGCGACTGCTCTCTGCGCGAAGCCATTCAACAAGCGAACGAAAACGCCGGCCCCGATAAAATCATCCTGGACGCAGGCGTCTACAAATTATCCATCCCGGCCGACAGCACCATGGATGAAGAAGACGAAAACCTGAATGGCGACCTCGACATCCTGGACGACCTGGTTATCGAGGGTCAGGGCATCGACATCAGCATCATCGATGCGGACGGACTGGATCGCGTCATCGAAGTATTGAAAGAAGTTAAAGTAGAGCTGCGCGGCTTCACCATCCGTAATGGCAACGTGCGTGACTACGGCGGCGGCATCGAAAACTACGGCGAGCTGATGCTGCGTCAAATGCGCATCACCGGCAACGTCACCAAAGGCGATCTGAACCCCGGCAATGGCGGCGGCATCTCCAACGAAGGCATGCTGGATATCTATCAGTCCATCCTTGACGACAACCGCGCGCAAGGCGACGAAGCCCACGGCGGCGCTATCTACAACACCGGCTCCCTGTTTGTGCGTGAAACCACTTTTGAAAACAATTCTTCTGAGAACGAAAGCCTGACCGGCGCGGGCGGCGCGATCTACAACCGCGGCGTAGCGGATATTTCCCGCACCACTTTCGCCAACAACGTCGCCGATTCCACCGGTTCCGCGTTCCTGAACGATGACGCCGCCGACCTGTGGTTGAGCAACAGCACATTGAGCGGCAACATCGCACTGGGCGAAAATGGCGCAGCGCTGGTGAATGGCGTCACCAACCCGACACTGCAAGGCGTCGCCACGATGAAAGTCGTACACGTCACTCTGGCGGACAATACCGGCCATGGCTTCTATAACTACGGCGACGTCAACGTGCGCAACAGCCTGATGGTTGGCAATCACCTGCTCGACAACAGCGGCTTCGCTGATTGCGCGGATTACGGCGTATCCTACCGCAACAAAGGCCTGATGACCGGTGTCGGTGCGGGCAACTGTAAGGCGGATATGGAAGTGGCCAGCGAGGACGTATTCACTCAAGTGCTCTACCCTTTGATGGACAACACCGGTCTGACCAAGACTCACCGTCTGCGTGAAACCAGTCCGGCGATTGACGCTGGCATGGGCCTCTGCGCCAGAACCGACCAGCGCCGGGTCGTGCGTCCCAAAGACGGGAATGGCGATGGCGTTGAGAACTGTGATTTGGGCTCTTTCGAATTCGTCATGCCCTAA
- a CDS encoding sodium:alanine symporter family protein, with the protein MLDFLTQLIWGKVLVAVLIALGLLLTITSRFVQFRYFGRMFRLVRRSMKESPDQINSFQALSLTLAGRVGAGNIAGVAIAIALGGPGAVLWMWLIGLIGMGLSFFECSLAQLFKRRDSDGSFRGGPAYYIHRGLGLKWLAVLFSVLLLVTFGFAFNALQAHTVASTLKHTFGIATPITGSVLVVFIGLIIFGGVRRIAEVAEVIVPIMVLAYFGIGLYVIGMNYHAAPATFLLIFKSAFALEPAFSGLIGTAIMMGVKQGMFSNEAGLGSAPNVSAAAKVGHPADQGIVQAFSVFMDTMVLCTCTAMIILMSNSLDLGGVLNGVELTQLALAKQMGELGRGLISLALMLFAFTSIIYNYYLGENSLRYLNSSNEKAVAIYRMFTLGLVMWGALQNLAAVFAFADITMGLLALVNLVALFMLLKVGLRLLRDYDEQIQSGVKSPVFDPDKFADLDIDHSAWTPSTRDESEEQNEELSVSPRVGAPVIPS; encoded by the coding sequence ATGTTGGATTTCCTGACTCAATTGATATGGGGCAAGGTGCTTGTCGCCGTCCTCATCGCGCTGGGATTATTGCTCACCATTACCTCGCGCTTCGTACAGTTCCGCTATTTCGGTCGGATGTTTCGTCTCGTCCGCCGTTCGATGAAAGAATCTCCGGATCAGATCAACTCATTTCAGGCGTTATCCCTGACCCTCGCCGGTCGAGTGGGGGCGGGCAATATCGCTGGCGTCGCGATTGCTATCGCGTTGGGCGGGCCGGGCGCCGTGTTGTGGATGTGGTTGATTGGCTTGATCGGCATGGGGCTAAGCTTTTTTGAATGTTCTCTGGCGCAGCTGTTCAAGCGCAGAGATTCTGATGGCAGCTTCCGCGGCGGTCCCGCCTATTACATTCATCGTGGTCTGGGCCTCAAATGGCTCGCGGTTCTTTTTTCCGTATTGTTGCTAGTGACGTTCGGTTTTGCCTTTAACGCTTTGCAGGCCCATACCGTTGCGTCCACGCTTAAACATACCTTTGGCATCGCCACGCCGATTACCGGTTCTGTGCTGGTGGTGTTTATCGGGCTGATTATTTTTGGCGGGGTGCGTCGCATCGCCGAGGTGGCGGAAGTCATCGTGCCTATTATGGTGCTGGCGTATTTTGGCATTGGACTCTATGTCATCGGCATGAATTATCATGCAGCGCCGGCGACCTTCCTGTTGATCTTCAAGAGCGCGTTTGCGCTGGAGCCTGCATTTTCCGGATTGATCGGCACCGCCATCATGATGGGTGTGAAGCAGGGTATGTTCTCCAATGAGGCGGGTTTGGGCAGCGCGCCTAACGTTTCCGCGGCGGCTAAAGTAGGGCACCCGGCGGACCAGGGTATTGTGCAGGCGTTCAGCGTGTTTATGGATACCATGGTGCTGTGCACCTGCACCGCGATGATCATTCTGATGTCCAATTCTCTGGATCTGGGCGGCGTTTTGAATGGCGTTGAGTTGACCCAATTGGCGCTTGCCAAGCAGATGGGAGAGCTGGGACGTGGATTGATCAGTCTGGCGCTGATGTTGTTCGCCTTCACCTCCATTATTTATAACTACTATCTGGGAGAAAACAGCCTCAGATATCTGAACTCCTCTAATGAGAAAGCTGTCGCTATATACCGTATGTTCACGCTCGGATTGGTGATGTGGGGCGCCCTGCAGAACCTAGCGGCGGTGTTTGCGTTCGCCGACATCACTATGGGCCTGCTGGCGCTGGTGAATCTGGTGGCGTTGTTTATGCTGTTGAAAGTCGGGTTACGCCTGCTGCGTGACTATGACGAGCAGATTCAATCCGGGGTGAAGAGTCCGGTATTCGATCCAGACAAGTTCGCTGACCTGGATATTGATCATTCCGCCTGGACGCCCTCCACGCGAGACGAGAGCGAAGAGCAGAATGAAGAGCTTTCTGTGTCGCCAAGAGTAGGCGCTCCGGTTATTCCCAGCTAA
- a CDS encoding Imm7 family immunity protein, which produces MFEYHGWVTVWEGACEIEDDLALREKNCREIKLLVENHKDDMSRVELFYQNGSPYVRFDGDRNHYQAWVLELFIRIGEIAKGSHGLLYVRDQENPDYGNEFQVWRMAKGKVTKMKDTLLSPCDPTIETYGE; this is translated from the coding sequence ATGTTCGAATATCACGGTTGGGTTACTGTTTGGGAAGGCGCTTGCGAGATTGAAGACGATTTAGCTCTTCGCGAAAAAAACTGCCGTGAAATTAAGCTGTTAGTTGAAAATCATAAAGATGATATGTCAAGGGTTGAACTCTTTTATCAAAATGGTTCGCCCTATGTAAGGTTTGACGGTGATAGAAACCACTATCAAGCATGGGTGCTCGAATTGTTTATACGCATTGGCGAAATTGCCAAAGGCTCGCATGGGCTTTTGTATGTCAGAGATCAAGAAAATCCAGATTACGGCAACGAGTTTCAAGTGTGGCGAATGGCGAAAGGCAAGGTTACTAAAATGAAGGATACCCTCTTGTCTCCATGTGATCCTACTATTGAAACGTATGGGGAGTAG
- a CDS encoding ankyrin repeat domain-containing protein: protein MNKISPNHLLRVRPGRKLNSLTRLARMVPPALFFAGVASSTLAAESRYYGVIDQYPITMTLSIEENGSIKGGYFYDRYKTAIELHGGIQGSNIHLESSAPKGKDEENFDGSFTTTVIAGHSYNAGAVIPSEIKGYWTHSGKKLPFTLTLGPYGDGKLTCEEMRAQPARVFSEGPDLGSGGGSPLDVDYRCPESLAEQPFLQSLKTLSAAFRSEHGSQLCTGTIIHAQWRYYHFELLEAGFAPEVNLARIAPGDRARYRAATLDYLRYWSLESIYNLPYYHEYLQVMQQAETDLAAHYASRFNMDDAKAHAAAQAGVDLFLQRAAGAYPSSQDHTVAPLATLMFNEETPTLDTVRELIIDADQNARLQALNAALGLGLPTEIVKALLDSVEDVNQGDEPPLFFAVHNPDNMRLLLNKGADVNYQNGFGKTALYYAIQFNLPKSAQTLLDAGAEVNHRYKSGPEVQYDCRYNITRTLRSPLMHAAQHADTAMLELLIKAGADPLLVDGLGDTALTYAEENDKPENAAYLKNLAAQSQASVNQ, encoded by the coding sequence GTGAACAAAATATCCCCAAACCACCTCTTACGCGTGCGGCCCGGCCGCAAGCTGAACTCCCTGACGCGGCTCGCCCGTATGGTTCCGCCTGCGCTATTTTTTGCAGGCGTCGCTTCATCGACATTGGCGGCTGAGAGTAGATACTACGGCGTCATCGATCAGTACCCGATCACCATGACGCTGTCGATTGAAGAAAACGGCTCCATAAAAGGCGGCTACTTTTACGACCGCTACAAGACAGCCATCGAACTGCATGGGGGCATTCAAGGCTCGAATATTCACCTGGAAAGCAGCGCCCCCAAGGGTAAGGATGAAGAGAACTTTGACGGCAGCTTCACCACTACCGTCATCGCAGGCCACAGCTACAACGCCGGGGCGGTGATTCCCAGCGAAATCAAGGGATATTGGACTCACTCGGGCAAAAAACTGCCTTTCACGCTTACCCTGGGGCCTTACGGGGATGGCAAGCTGACCTGCGAGGAAATGCGGGCGCAGCCAGCGCGCGTGTTTTCTGAAGGTCCGGATCTGGGATCTGGCGGCGGCAGCCCGCTGGATGTGGATTACCGGTGTCCGGAGAGTCTGGCTGAACAACCATTTCTGCAGTCTTTGAAGACATTGAGCGCGGCTTTCCGCAGTGAACACGGGTCTCAGCTCTGCACCGGCACAATTATTCACGCCCAATGGCGCTACTATCACTTTGAACTGCTGGAGGCGGGTTTCGCGCCGGAAGTGAATCTGGCCCGCATCGCACCAGGTGACAGAGCGCGCTATCGCGCAGCGACGCTGGACTATCTCCGCTACTGGTCCCTGGAAAGCATCTACAACCTGCCCTACTACCACGAATACCTGCAGGTGATGCAACAGGCGGAGACCGATCTGGCCGCTCATTACGCCAGCCGCTTCAATATGGACGACGCCAAAGCGCACGCCGCCGCACAGGCTGGCGTGGACTTATTCCTGCAACGAGCGGCGGGAGCCTATCCCAGCAGCCAGGATCACACCGTCGCGCCGCTGGCGACGCTGATGTTCAACGAAGAAACGCCCACGTTGGACACAGTACGTGAACTTATCATCGACGCCGACCAAAACGCCCGCCTGCAAGCATTAAACGCCGCTTTAGGATTGGGGCTGCCGACAGAGATCGTCAAAGCGCTGCTGGACTCTGTCGAGGACGTCAATCAGGGCGACGAGCCGCCTTTATTCTTCGCCGTGCATAATCCCGACAATATGCGCTTACTGCTCAACAAAGGAGCGGACGTCAACTATCAGAACGGCTTCGGCAAAACGGCGCTGTATTACGCCATTCAGTTCAATTTGCCCAAGTCTGCGCAAACCCTGCTGGACGCAGGCGCGGAGGTCAATCATCGCTATAAGTCCGGGCCTGAGGTGCAGTACGATTGCCGGTATAACATCACCCGCACCTTGCGCAGCCCGTTGATGCACGCCGCCCAACATGCTGATACAGCCATGCTGGAGCTGCTGATCAAGGCAGGCGCCGATCCTTTATTGGTGGACGGTCTCGGCGACACCGCGTTGACCTATGCAGAAGAAAACGACAAGCCTGAGAATGCGGCCTATCTGAAAAACCTCGCTGCGCAGTCCCAGGCAAGCGTAAATCAATAA